The Anabaena sp. WA102 genome contains a region encoding:
- a CDS encoding adenylate/guanylate cyclase domain-containing protein, with the protein MNQLTLVFQQEGHTETLVPVDKDVFMIGRLPECDMVLPIEGISRNHARIVKSSDHVWTIQDLGSKNGTQVNQYLITGIQELANNDVISLGNIKLLVKFKNINTNGNTNIFLEKVNTQLQKTIFRNVEELQQQWISANTINSNNNNQNETIARLKDLVDIAKNLCAAASIEEIFFQVQQVVFRYLDSIDRLALLVKIDDYGNLELINSATRNISEQEHLATDGSWISRSICQKVFAEKIAIQSADTQSDQRFSREKSILVKGIRSAMAVPLWDEHKVIGVLYADASLSSSHWESEGEEELSFFSALANIVASSVQRSLLVDKLKNEEVIRHRLERYHSPAVVQQLIAVGGSPDGRLAPRENEISILFADLVGFTAISERLTPTEIAQLLNNLFEEMLKEVFLYSGTLDKYIGDCIMAFFGAPDPDPGHADRAVASAKGMLTRLKHLNANHFWQEPLQLRIAINSGKAVVGDVGSSQRVDYTALGTTINLAARMETICSPGECVISEVTYNMLSEKSDFFDIGAYRFKGIDRSIKLYQTKMYEL; encoded by the coding sequence ATGAATCAACTTACCCTCGTTTTCCAGCAAGAAGGACATACCGAAACATTAGTTCCAGTAGATAAAGATGTATTTATGATTGGACGGTTGCCAGAATGTGACATGGTATTACCCATTGAAGGAATTTCTCGCAATCATGCGCGAATCGTCAAAAGTTCTGATCATGTGTGGACTATTCAGGATTTAGGTAGTAAAAATGGTACGCAAGTTAATCAGTATTTGATTACGGGTATCCAAGAATTAGCTAATAATGATGTAATTTCCTTGGGCAACATTAAATTATTAGTAAAATTCAAAAATATAAATACAAATGGTAATACTAATATATTTTTAGAAAAGGTCAATACTCAACTACAAAAAACAATTTTTCGGAATGTTGAGGAACTACAACAACAATGGATAAGTGCTAATACTATTAATAGCAATAACAATAATCAAAATGAAACTATTGCTCGTCTTAAAGATTTGGTAGATATAGCTAAAAATCTTTGTGCTGCTGCATCTATTGAGGAAATTTTCTTCCAAGTACAACAGGTGGTTTTTCGTTATCTTGATAGTATTGACCGATTAGCCCTATTAGTAAAAATCGATGATTATGGTAATTTAGAGTTAATAAATTCTGCCACTAGAAATATTTCCGAACAAGAACATTTAGCTACAGATGGTAGTTGGATTAGTCGCAGTATTTGTCAAAAAGTATTTGCAGAAAAAATTGCTATTCAAAGTGCCGATACTCAATCTGATCAACGTTTTTCTAGGGAGAAAAGTATTTTAGTTAAAGGTATTCGTAGTGCTATGGCTGTCCCATTATGGGATGAGCACAAAGTAATTGGAGTTCTCTATGCTGATGCTAGTCTGTCTTCATCTCATTGGGAAAGTGAAGGGGAAGAAGAACTCAGCTTTTTTTCAGCTTTGGCTAATATTGTAGCTTCTAGCGTGCAACGTTCGTTGTTAGTAGACAAACTCAAAAATGAAGAAGTAATTCGTCATCGTTTAGAAAGATACCATTCTCCGGCTGTTGTCCAACAATTGATAGCTGTTGGTGGTTCTCCTGATGGACGTTTAGCGCCTAGAGAAAATGAAATTAGTATTTTATTTGCAGATTTAGTCGGTTTTACGGCAATTTCTGAACGATTGACACCTACAGAAATTGCTCAATTATTAAATAATTTATTTGAAGAAATGTTGAAAGAAGTATTTTTGTATAGTGGTACCTTAGATAAATACATTGGTGACTGTATTATGGCATTTTTTGGCGCTCCTGACCCAGATCCAGGTCATGCAGATAGGGCAGTTGCCTCAGCGAAGGGAATGCTAACTCGGTTAAAACATCTCAATGCTAATCATTTTTGGCAAGAACCTTTACAATTACGGATTGCTATTAACAGTGGTAAAGCTGTAGTTGGTGATGTTGGTAGTTCTCAGAGGGTGGATTATACTGCTTTAGGAACGACAATTAATTTGGCAGCTAGGATGGAGACTATTTGTTCTCCTGGTGAATGTGTAATTAGTGAAGTTACTTATAATATGTTGTCAGAAAAATCTGATTTTTTTGATATCGGAGCTTATCGTTTTAAAGGAATTGATCGTTCCATTAAGCTATATCAAACTAAAATGTATGAACTATAA
- the ylqF gene encoding ribosome biogenesis GTPase YlqF, with protein sequence MSITQNYKLNLIQWYPGHIAKAEKNLKEQLKRVDVVLEVRDARIPITTNHPQMNEWVGTKARILVLNRVDMILPQVRSRWIEWFKNQGEVPYFTNAQHGQGVTAIAKAAQAAGIELNQRRTDRGMLPRPVRAVVIGFPNVGKSALINRLIGKRVVESAARPGVTRQLRWVRISDQLQLLDAPGVIPARLDSQAAAVKLAICDDIGEAAYDNQLIAAAFVDILNELQETHSHLLPPHPLLSRYEIDSIIHTGEDYLQVLAEHRYKGDVERAARQMITDFRKGLLGNISLELPPF encoded by the coding sequence ATGTCAATCACACAAAATTACAAATTAAATTTGATTCAATGGTATCCCGGACACATTGCCAAAGCTGAAAAAAATCTCAAAGAACAGCTAAAACGGGTTGATGTGGTTTTAGAAGTAAGAGATGCCCGTATTCCTATAACTACAAATCACCCCCAAATGAATGAATGGGTGGGGACAAAAGCCAGGATATTGGTACTCAACCGGGTAGATATGATTTTGCCACAAGTGCGATCGCGCTGGATAGAGTGGTTTAAAAATCAAGGCGAAGTTCCATATTTTACCAACGCCCAACATGGTCAAGGTGTCACCGCCATAGCCAAAGCCGCCCAAGCAGCAGGTATTGAACTTAACCAACGCCGCACAGACAGAGGAATGTTACCCCGTCCCGTCCGGGCTGTCGTCATTGGTTTTCCCAATGTCGGTAAATCAGCCTTAATTAACAGGTTGATAGGAAAACGAGTCGTAGAAAGCGCTGCCCGTCCCGGTGTTACTAGGCAACTGCGGTGGGTAAGAATTTCTGATCAATTACAATTACTGGATGCCCCTGGTGTCATTCCTGCCAGACTGGACAGCCAAGCCGCAGCCGTCAAATTAGCTATTTGTGACGATATTGGTGAAGCAGCTTATGACAATCAACTCATAGCCGCAGCATTCGTAGATATACTTAACGAACTTCAGGAAACACATTCTCATTTATTACCACCACATCCATTACTGTCACGGTATGAGATAGATTCCATCATCCACACAGGAGAAGACTACTTACAAGTCTTAGCAGAACATCGTTATAAAGGTGATGTAGAACGTGCTGCCAGACAAATGATCACCGATTTTCGGAAAGGACTTTTGGGTAATATTTCCTTAGAATTACCACCATTTTAA
- a CDS encoding VOC family protein, translating into MQYNSVIVTIATVNFDNIVSFYTQLLEQKPKKLIPHIYAEFHIAGLKLGIFKPKSTNEPEFVVNSQSPLSLCLEVNNLETAISHLTYLGCTSQRDISIASHGQEIYAYDPDGNRLILHQSHQQGPGKYYDQ; encoded by the coding sequence ATGCAATATAATAGTGTTATCGTTACTATAGCCACAGTTAATTTTGATAATATAGTCAGCTTTTATACTCAATTACTAGAACAAAAACCAAAGAAACTTATTCCCCATATCTATGCTGAGTTTCACATTGCTGGTTTAAAGTTAGGTATTTTTAAACCTAAATCAACAAATGAGCCAGAATTTGTTGTTAATTCCCAAAGTCCGCTCAGTTTATGTTTGGAAGTGAATAATTTAGAAACTGCCATATCTCACCTGACATATTTAGGCTGTACCTCACAAAGAGACATTTCTATAGCTTCTCACGGACAAGAAATTTATGCCTACGACCCCGACGGCAACCGTTTAATTTTACATCAATCTCATCAACAGGGACCAGGCAAATATTATGATCAATGA
- a CDS encoding lipid kinase, with the protein MSIRALLLVNSNSRKGQERYQEAINCFNKLGLEIITESTEHPNQLGDLIRHYQQEINLVIVGGGDGTLNAAIEAIVETQLPLGILPLGTANDLARTLGIPNSLIEACQIIASGKLRRIDLGSVNGKYFFNVASLGLSVKITQQLTKEIKRRWGIFAYAAIAFQVIWKSRPFSAEIRMNDESIYVKTVQIAVGNGRYYGGGMAVVHDAAIDDQRLDLYSLEIDHWWQILPLLPAMRQGRHIHSPNVRALEGQEITVYTRRPHSINTDGEITTHTPAVFRVVPQAIAVLAP; encoded by the coding sequence ATGAGTATCCGCGCACTATTGTTAGTAAATAGTAATTCCCGTAAAGGACAAGAACGTTACCAAGAAGCGATAAATTGTTTCAATAAATTGGGTTTAGAGATAATTACAGAATCTACAGAACATCCAAATCAATTAGGTGATTTGATTCGGCATTATCAACAAGAAATAAATTTGGTAATTGTGGGTGGCGGTGATGGTACACTTAATGCTGCTATTGAGGCGATAGTTGAGACTCAATTACCTTTGGGTATTTTACCATTAGGAACTGCTAACGACTTAGCAAGGACTTTAGGAATTCCTAACTCTTTAATAGAAGCGTGTCAAATTATTGCTTCTGGAAAGTTACGGAGGATTGATTTAGGTTCTGTAAATGGCAAATATTTTTTTAATGTGGCTAGTTTGGGGTTAAGTGTAAAAATTACTCAACAATTAACTAAGGAAATTAAACGGCGTTGGGGTATATTTGCTTATGCGGCAATTGCATTCCAAGTAATTTGGAAATCCCGCCCTTTTAGTGCAGAAATTCGCATGAATGATGAATCAATTTATGTTAAAACTGTGCAAATTGCTGTGGGTAATGGTCGCTATTATGGTGGGGGGATGGCTGTAGTTCACGATGCAGCTATAGATGATCAAAGGCTGGATCTTTATAGCTTAGAAATTGATCATTGGTGGCAAATTCTGCCTTTGCTGCCGGCTATGCGTCAAGGACGACATATTCATTCGCCAAATGTTCGCGCCCTGGAAGGTCAGGAAATCACAGTATACACTCGCAGACCCCATTCTATTAATACAGATGGAGAAATCACCACCCATACTCCGGCTGTGTTTCGGGTTGTTCCTCAAGCGATCGCTGTTTTAGCTCCCTAA
- a CDS encoding exopolysaccharide biosynthesis protein, whose product MNLRFSQEIKSLLERLSEQPLTLGDILAETSERGFSLVITLLVLPFLFPMPPGLTSPLGGACLLLSLQMVLGRKTPWLPKKIANYKFPNAFAKIILQNLRRVTRILEKIARPRLQKVANHAWIWRFNGLCISWLTILLISPIPFTNPIPTVGILLLAVATIESDGLLMCISYIATLLITILFGFIGYALWLAPNLLPAIFK is encoded by the coding sequence ATGAATTTACGCTTTTCTCAAGAAATTAAATCTCTTCTAGAACGTTTAAGTGAACAACCGCTAACTTTAGGTGATATCCTCGCAGAAACTTCCGAACGGGGTTTTAGTTTGGTAATCACATTACTGGTATTACCTTTTTTATTTCCTATGCCTCCAGGCTTGACTAGTCCTTTAGGCGGTGCTTGTTTATTATTATCATTGCAAATGGTTTTAGGAAGAAAAACGCCTTGGCTACCCAAAAAAATTGCTAATTATAAATTTCCCAACGCTTTCGCTAAAATCATCTTACAAAATCTGCGTCGTGTTACCAGGATATTAGAAAAAATTGCCCGTCCCCGATTACAAAAAGTCGCTAATCATGCTTGGATTTGGCGATTTAACGGGCTGTGCATCTCTTGGTTAACAATATTATTAATTTCCCCCATTCCTTTTACCAATCCTATTCCGACTGTGGGGATTTTACTTTTAGCCGTTGCGACCATTGAATCGGATGGTTTACTAATGTGTATTAGCTATATTGCTACTCTTTTAATTACTATACTATTTGGTTTTATTGGTTATGCCCTATGGTTAGCCCCCAATTTACTGCCTGCTATTTTCAAATAA
- a CDS encoding Hsp70 family protein, whose protein sequence is MAIAIDFGTSNTVITRWNPVTQQAETLNLPGLSAQQFLNPPLIPSLVYVENASTETIIAGQQVCDRGLDIKTDQRFFRNFKRGIGADIQGFLPELDGKNITFEQVGKWFLSQVIAELAILEGNIDSLVLTAPVDSFEAYRYWLGKVCQSLPVAQIRMLDEPTAAALGYGLADQGTLLVVDFGGGTLDLSLVSLDQGKQAKTKPLGFLLKWGDKTLGEDSKQKPKTARVLAKAGQNLGGTDIDNWIVDYFAKTQGLPVSSLTARLAERVKIQLSTHDQASEVYFNDQTFESYEMDLDRYTFENILKENGFFDKLHDSMMTLLQQARRYGIEIDDINAVLLVGGTVQLPVVQTWIEQYFEPEKIRRRLPFEAIAHGALQITQGIEIKDYLYHSYGVRYWDRRNQRHSWHPIIKTGQPYPMTQPVELVLGASVDNQPSIELIIGELGAEKGATEIYFDGDRLITRQLDTRVTTVKPLNDSVNASKIAKLKPPGFPGRDRIKIYFQVDEQRFLRITVEDLLTNNTLVENQLVAQLS, encoded by the coding sequence ATGGCGATCGCTATTGATTTTGGCACAAGTAACACAGTTATCACTCGTTGGAATCCTGTCACTCAACAAGCAGAAACCCTGAATTTGCCTGGGTTATCAGCGCAACAATTCCTCAACCCACCACTAATACCCAGCTTGGTTTATGTAGAAAATGCCAGCACGGAGACAATTATAGCTGGACAACAGGTATGCGATCGCGGTTTAGATATAAAAACTGATCAAAGATTTTTCCGTAACTTTAAACGCGGAATCGGTGCAGATATTCAGGGTTTTTTACCAGAACTGGATGGTAAAAACATTACCTTTGAACAAGTAGGAAAATGGTTTTTAAGCCAGGTAATTGCCGAATTAGCCATCCTGGAAGGGAACATAGATTCCTTAGTTTTAACTGCACCTGTAGACAGCTTTGAAGCCTATCGTTACTGGTTAGGGAAAGTTTGTCAATCACTACCCGTCGCACAAATACGAATGTTGGATGAACCCACCGCTGCGGCTTTAGGGTATGGTTTAGCAGATCAAGGAACTCTCTTGGTTGTTGACTTTGGTGGAGGAACATTAGATTTGTCTTTGGTAAGCTTAGATCAGGGGAAACAGGCTAAAACCAAACCTTTAGGATTTCTCCTTAAATGGGGTGATAAAACTCTAGGTGAAGATTCTAAACAAAAGCCTAAAACAGCCCGTGTATTAGCTAAAGCAGGGCAAAATCTCGGCGGAACTGATATTGATAATTGGATAGTAGATTATTTTGCAAAAACCCAGGGATTACCAGTTAGTTCTCTCACCGCACGACTCGCAGAACGAGTGAAAATTCAGTTATCTACCCATGATCAAGCTAGTGAAGTTTATTTTAATGATCAAACTTTTGAAAGTTATGAAATGGATCTTGATCGTTACACCTTTGAAAATATTTTGAAAGAAAACGGATTTTTCGATAAGCTGCATGATTCAATGATGACATTACTACAGCAAGCGCGACGCTATGGCATAGAAATTGATGATATTAATGCAGTATTATTAGTTGGTGGAACTGTACAATTACCAGTGGTGCAGACATGGATAGAACAATATTTTGAACCAGAAAAAATCCGTCGTCGTCTGCCTTTTGAAGCGATCGCACATGGTGCATTACAAATCACCCAAGGCATAGAAATCAAAGACTACCTTTATCATAGCTATGGTGTGCGTTATTGGGATCGCCGTAATCAACGTCATAGTTGGCATCCTATCATTAAAACCGGACAACCTTACCCGATGACTCAACCCGTAGAATTAGTTTTAGGTGCTTCCGTAGACAATCAACCCAGCATTGAGTTAATTATCGGGGAATTAGGTGCAGAAAAAGGTGCGACAGAGATATACTTTGATGGCGATCGCCTAATTACTCGTCAGCTTGATACTCGTGTAACTACCGTTAAACCCCTTAATGATAGTGTAAATGCCAGTAAAATCGCCAAACTCAAACCTCCAGGATTTCCCGGCAGAGATCGCATTAAAATCTATTTTCAAGTAGATGAACAAAGGTTTTTAAGAATTACAGTTGAAGACCTATTAACCAACAACACCTTGGTAGAAAATCAACTTGTGGCGCAATTAAGTTGA
- a CDS encoding tetratricopeptide repeat protein → MTNTIDSLFDTGLERYKAGESVESLIPVFKEVCDRSPKASSAWICLAWLYLLDNKGKLAFNAANKAVKLNPQDPQGRINLALAMLETGQKGLREHIDVAQQLIFVNEEWQEEVKNSIEDGLTRKPDWKNLAKVKKWLFEE, encoded by the coding sequence ATGACTAATACAATTGATTCCCTGTTTGATACAGGTTTAGAACGTTATAAAGCTGGAGAATCTGTAGAATCCTTGATTCCTGTATTTAAAGAGGTATGCGATCGCTCTCCTAAAGCCAGTTCAGCCTGGATTTGTTTAGCTTGGTTATATCTTCTTGATAACAAAGGTAAATTAGCTTTTAACGCTGCTAATAAAGCCGTGAAACTCAATCCCCAAGACCCACAAGGCAGAATTAATCTAGCCTTAGCTATGCTAGAAACAGGTCAAAAAGGTTTGCGGGAACACATTGACGTAGCACAACAATTGATATTTGTCAATGAAGAATGGCAAGAAGAAGTCAAAAATAGCATTGAAGATGGTTTAACCAGAAAACCTGATTGGAAAAATTTAGCCAAAGTTAAAAAATGGTTATTTGAAGAATAG
- a CDS encoding iron-sulfur cluster assembly accessory protein — protein MTQATQTQQRGILLSESALRQVKSLQDKQGQDLCLRVGVRQGGCSGMSYMMDFEDVSKITPDDEVFDYDGFKIISDRKSLLYLYGLMLDYSDAMIGGGFQFTNPNAAQTCGCGKSFGV, from the coding sequence ATGACCCAAGCAACTCAAACTCAACAACGGGGAATTCTGTTATCTGAATCGGCATTGCGTCAGGTGAAGTCTCTTCAAGATAAGCAAGGGCAAGATTTATGCTTGCGGGTGGGAGTTAGACAAGGTGGTTGTTCGGGAATGTCTTACATGATGGATTTTGAGGATGTCAGCAAGATTACCCCTGATGATGAGGTTTTCGATTATGATGGCTTCAAAATTATTAGCGATCGCAAAAGTCTACTTTACCTTTACGGCTTAATGCTGGATTATAGTGATGCCATGATTGGTGGTGGTTTCCAATTCACTAACCCCAATGCTGCCCAAACTTGTGGTTGCGGTAAGTCTTTCGGCGTTTGA